Proteins found in one Mucilaginibacter inviolabilis genomic segment:
- a CDS encoding PRTRC system ThiF family protein — translation MKKIKIRQALTAVHVVEKEWLNPYNPIVVNLIGAGGTGSQVLTALGRMNHALIELNHPGLFVRLFDDDKVERANLGRQLFATAELKQYKAVALINRVNLFFGTNWKAVTARYDKASLKQQPELAQAGLTISCVDTVQARLEIADILKTLHKHSGHSRNKPLYCMDFGNSRFTGQVILSTIGKVPQPEMKKYQTVDTLPMVTDEFRELLLASESADKTPSCSLAEALTKQDLFINSALANAGASLLWQLFREGMLVNRGFFLNLKDFRMQPIKVTQPVAVIVPLKPKKKNKKVA, via the coding sequence ATGAAAAAGATAAAAATAAGACAAGCCCTGACAGCCGTTCACGTAGTAGAAAAGGAATGGCTAAATCCCTATAACCCCATTGTGGTTAACCTGATCGGCGCAGGTGGTACGGGAAGCCAGGTACTGACCGCTTTGGGCAGAATGAACCATGCCCTGATTGAACTGAACCACCCCGGTTTATTTGTCCGCCTGTTTGATGATGACAAGGTGGAACGTGCCAATCTCGGCAGACAATTGTTCGCCACTGCTGAACTGAAACAGTATAAAGCCGTTGCCCTGATCAACCGGGTAAACCTATTTTTTGGTACGAACTGGAAAGCGGTAACCGCGCGTTACGACAAGGCAAGTTTAAAACAACAGCCCGAACTCGCGCAAGCAGGGCTGACCATTTCCTGTGTGGATACCGTACAGGCAAGGCTTGAAATAGCCGACATCCTGAAAACCTTGCATAAACATTCCGGGCATAGCCGTAACAAGCCTTTGTATTGTATGGATTTTGGTAACAGCCGTTTTACAGGACAGGTGATTCTTTCCACCATTGGTAAAGTGCCACAGCCTGAAATGAAAAAGTACCAAACCGTTGATACCCTGCCGATGGTCACCGATGAATTTAGGGAACTGCTTTTGGCCTCGGAAAGTGCCGATAAAACCCCAAGCTGTTCCTTAGCGGAAGCCCTCACCAAACAGGATTTATTTATCAATTCTGCATTGGCCAATGCTGGCGCATCCCTGTTATGGCAACTGTTCCGGGAGGGCATGTTGGTCAACCGTGGCTTTTTCTTGAACCTGAAAGATTTCAGGATGCAGCCTATTAAGGTTACACAGCCCGTTGCTGTAATCGTTCCGCTGAAACCAAAAAAGAAAAATAAGAAAGTAGCTTAA
- a CDS encoding PRTRC system protein B, which translates to MTNVTNDFNDKYIPYKALLIYNCERENDNNINTDEANSVYVESYDIGLLGNPINAHPLSLKESIALAELLQSSAEMQNGFLKSKGLLPGNLLYVNPDSNGYAVWYTPPQKRDLFFVENLGIPCGKGYVPAMVWKATRDKLRVFALKGKTKPTGKTELYHAPYFNTYQDGGVCMGNVNINIDRTTHLENFMIQWEQYFFGSYFSHMLGGIDRTRQNIVHLWKNQTTTESRFPDDTLFTCGLNLNQLIR; encoded by the coding sequence ATGACTAACGTAACGAACGATTTTAACGATAAATACATACCCTACAAAGCCTTATTGATATATAACTGCGAAAGGGAAAATGATAATAATATCAATACCGATGAAGCCAATTCGGTATATGTGGAAAGCTATGATATTGGCTTATTGGGCAACCCGATAAACGCCCACCCCTTATCCTTAAAGGAAAGCATCGCTTTAGCGGAATTGCTGCAAAGCAGTGCCGAAATGCAGAACGGCTTTTTGAAATCAAAGGGCTTGTTACCGGGAAACCTCCTGTATGTCAATCCTGACAGTAACGGCTATGCAGTATGGTATACCCCACCGCAGAAAAGGGATTTATTCTTTGTGGAAAATTTGGGCATACCCTGTGGTAAGGGCTATGTCCCGGCAATGGTATGGAAGGCTACAAGGGACAAACTCCGTGTTTTTGCGCTGAAAGGCAAAACAAAGCCAACAGGTAAAACGGAACTATACCATGCACCCTATTTTAACACCTATCAGGATGGCGGTGTGTGTATGGGAAATGTGAACATCAACATCGACCGCACCACCCACTTGGAGAATTTCATGATACAATGGGAGCAGTATTTCTTTGGCAGTTATTTCAGCCACATGCTTGGCGGTATTGACCGTACAAGACAAAACATCGTTCATCTCTGGAAAAATCAAACCACCACAGAAAGCAGGTTTCCTGATGACACGCTGTTTACCTGTGGCTTAAACCTTAATCAGTTAATCCGATGA
- a CDS encoding PRTRC system protein C, which yields MLATTTLERVFLHKENGIEIILTDPGEGFAPEAVMTFYSATYPVLTNAKIVGPEIKNDQIQYRFESTMGTKG from the coding sequence ATGTTAGCGACAACCACATTAGAAAGAGTTTTCCTGCATAAGGAAAACGGCATAGAAATCATATTGACAGACCCCGGAGAGGGCTTCGCGCCCGAAGCGGTCATGACCTTTTATTCGGCAACCTATCCCGTTTTGACCAACGCCAAAATAGTTGGCCCCGAAATCAAAAACGACCAGATACAGTACCGCTTTGAAAGTACAATGGGCACAAAAGGATAA
- a CDS encoding PRTRC system protein E, which translates to MTTNFFQNINAMNVPGNWKLTVHTDEQGQFTVSALFTALHNADNATKAIPPMLFKGTATELDEGFFEAITQPVQQTAGLYHNLNAYHKELEKARVASKMEQDKKNKNNSKPKPATGETDENIELREPQPNKEEKRKAYVQTMIKINELNAACKYEEAIAILPSATDYPEKEAELKTKLADLTRKRDQMAQALSLFNA; encoded by the coding sequence GAACGTTCCCGGCAACTGGAAGTTGACGGTACATACAGATGAACAGGGGCAATTTACCGTATCCGCATTATTTACCGCCCTGCACAATGCGGACAATGCCACCAAAGCTATTCCGCCCATGCTTTTTAAGGGGACGGCAACCGAACTGGACGAGGGCTTTTTTGAAGCCATTACCCAACCTGTGCAACAAACAGCAGGGTTATACCACAATCTCAATGCCTACCATAAGGAACTGGAAAAAGCACGGGTAGCCTCCAAAATGGAACAGGACAAGAAAAACAAGAACAACTCCAAACCGAAACCCGCTACTGGTGAAACAGATGAAAATATCGAGTTAAGGGAACCACAACCCAATAAGGAGGAAAAAAGAAAGGCTTATGTCCAGACCATGATTAAGATTAATGAACTGAATGCCGCCTGTAAATATGAGGAAGCAATCGCCATTCTGCCATCAGCCACCGACTATCCTGAAAAGGAAGCCGAACTCAAAACCAAATTAGCCGACCTGACCCGCAAACGGGATCAGATGGCACAGGCATTATCATTATTTAACGCTTAA